A stretch of Planococcus citri chromosome 5, ihPlaCitr1.1, whole genome shotgun sequence DNA encodes these proteins:
- the LOC135846769 gene encoding uncharacterized protein LOC135846769: MRIPIKDRNEIASKIAAGVPFRRLQQDLNERMQEEEFTSNKLLLATNDDFRNISKAFNIGNANSTIDTDMEDVEKFLNENEEFVLFSKKQKETVDEYPELEKDDILIVLMSGTQKKLLQEFGKMICMDGTHGISPYGFVLHTILVIDEFQEGIPAAFAISNKSDLPTMKAYISIVKKAVGVIQSQVIMSDMQPTYANAWQAVMGPAEFGSFYCTWHVREAWRKNLKKIADKSTRKEVYNDLMAVSCERSIADFSTKLENFLDKYTAIDGCNDFIEYFKSNYYNSQEQWAYCYRFHIGINTNMYLEAFHKKLKYHIGDTKKIRLLFFGLNLLKTCILQLYRERLRKKFIGKLSFKLRNLRARHKEALKSAEEFVVSTSDENAWHYKNGKHTLMKNFNECPETTCRLKCDECLVCIHQFMCTCEDASIRGNMCIHVHILCRSVMKNAAAPIPPSLPADESRTEIRTSTTEEINELNEPSTSKSKRKKREPQKHSSRGDIYGFVASIP; encoded by the exons ATGAGAATACCCATCAAAGATAGGAACGAAATTGCCTCGAAAATTGCAGCAGGAGTTCCGTTCCGCAGGTTGCAGCAGGACTTGAATGAAAGAATGCAGGAAGAAGAATTCACAAGTAATAAGTTACTTTTAGCAACAAATGATGATTTTAGAAACATCTCTAAAGCATTCAACATTGGAAATGCGAATTCCACCATTGATACGGATATGGaggatgttgaaaaatttctgaatgaaaacGAGgaattcgttttattttcaaaaaaacaaaaggaaacTGTTGACGAGTATCCGGAATTGGAAAAAGATGATATTCTGATTGTTCTGATGTCTGGAacccaaaaaaaacttcttcaaGAATTTG gtaaaaTGATATGCATGGATGGGACCCATGGGATTAGCCCATATGGGTTTGTGCTGCACACTATCCTCGTAATTGACGAATTCCAGGAAGGTATACCAGCAGCTTTTGCCATTTCAAACAAAAGCGACTTACCAACGATGAAGGCATACATATCGATTGTGAAGAAGGCAGTTGGGGTAATTCAAAGTCAAGTTATAATGAGTGATATGCAGCCAACATATGCCAACGCGTGGCAGGCAGTCATGGGTCCAGCTGAGTTTGGGTCATTTTATTGTACATGGCACGTCCGCGAGGCATGGCGGAAAAATCTTAAGAAAATCGCAGATAAAAGCACACGAAAGGAGGTCTACAACGATCTAATGGCTGTGTCATGTGAGCGAAGTATTGCCGATTTCTccacaaaattggaaaattttttagataagTATACTGCAATTGATGGATGCAACGATTTTATAGAATACTTCAAATCCAATTATTATAATTCCCAGGAGCAGTGGGCTTATTGCTATCGTTTCCACATTGGTATAAATACAAACATGTATTTAGAAGCTTTTCACAAGAAACTAAAATATCACATTGGCGATACAAAAAAGATACGACTTCTGTTTTTTGgtctaaatctgttgaaaactTGTATCTTACAATTATATCGCGAAAGATTACgcaaaaaatttattggaaaacttTCTTTCAAGTTGAGGAACTTGAGAGCTCGCCATAAAGAAGCTTTAAAAAGTGCTGAAGAGTTTGTGGTGTCAACTTCGGATGAAAATGCCTGGCATTATAAGAATGGAAAACAtacattgatgaaaaattttaatgagtgCCCAGAAACTACATGCCGTTTGAAATGTGACGAATGCCTGGTATGCATTCATCAATTTATGTGTACATGTGAGGACGCATCTATTCGAGGGAATATGTGTATACATGTACACATATTGTGTCGAAGTGTAATGAAAAATGCCGCAGCGCCAATACCACCATCCCTTCCTGCTGATGAAAGTAGAACTGAAATTAGAACCAGTACTACTGAGGAGATCAATGAACTGAATGAACCATCAACTTCCAAGTCCAAA agaaaaaaacgagAGCCACAAAAACACAGCTCTCGCGGTGATATTTACGGTTTCGTTGCTTCGATACCATGa